The proteins below come from a single Plasmodium sp. gorilla clade G2 genome assembly, chromosome: 13 genomic window:
- a CDS encoding liver specific protein 2, putative 6-cysteine, putative translates to MENNKEYSCNNQSKVEGGNLALQCTTENEVYCKNTTLDNNNQNNIPENNHYYDNDSYYPKYDYSNNTHNYVDYHNMNYLNYAYTYNNYKNENGSCINLDNIYYTDDYYANNYYLNNNYSYTNYNPNNLSYSNYNRNNQSYNNCPNCNYIYDNCQYANCPNCNYPKDNYSNNNYSNNNYSNNNYSNNNYSNDNNSNNNYSNDNNSNDNYSNDNNSNDNYSNDNNSNDNYSNDNYSNDNYTNDNYPNNNYPNNNYPNNNYPNNNYPNNNYPNNNYPNNNYPNNNYPNNNYPNNNYSYYNYPKNNYPYYNYPYNRFPYIFYPYNYCIYNNFNNNNTHCSFDNDKTYIPTNCMDNYVDNLQRNHSYVNMNRTCNFKNLPNMNNVYIPTNLASNYRVHTAGIINTDNNMNNHVNNHSSNQINMEIYNNMETKNDMETKSDMETNNDMEVNNDMEVNNDMEIKNDMETKNDVETKNDMEIKNDVEKNNMEKQIIEIKDNVEKKDLEKNNMEKKIIEIKDNVEKKNIEIKDNVEKKDMEKKNIEIKNNMEKKNIEIKNNMEKNDMEKKNIEIKNNMGKKNKEIKNNMEKKNIEIKNNMEKKNIEIKNNMEKNNMEKNDMEKKNIEIKNNMEKNNMEKNDMEKKNIEIKNNMEKKNIEIKNNMEKKNIEIKNNMEKKNMEKNNMEKKIIEIKDNVEKKDMEKKIIEIKNNIEKNDMEKKNIEIKNNMEKKNSINNMDDSREKVPLKNKVIKMVSPLDGNSKNINTLGNDKENKINQDVDAKNINIMNDTSKDVNNTNGNSKDVYNSNCYSKKRCYLNYFLEHGHNLDYYLKKRPYLNYPLGKRYNSDNSSKKECKSDNNSENIINIKDNNKNKNNKDDKLEKKNNSNDTTEDVSKKNDDK, encoded by the coding sequence atgGAGAATAACAAGGAGTACTCGTGTAATAACCAGAGCAAAGTTGAAGGTGGGAATTTGGCCCTACAATGTACTACAGAAAATGAAGTATATTGTAAGAATACTAcattagataataataaccaGAATAATATACCAGAgaataatcattattatgataatgattCATATTATCCTAAATATGATTATTCGAATAATACTCATAATTATGTGGATTAtcataatatgaattatcTGAATTATGCATATAcctataataattataaaaatgaaaatggtTCATGTATTAATTTggacaatatatattatacagaTGATTATTAtgcaaataattattatctaaataataattattcatatactAATTATAATCCTAATAATCTTTCATATTCTAATTATAACCGTAATAAtcaatcatataataattgtcctaattgtaattatatatatgataattgtCAATATGCTAATTGTCCCAATTGTAATTATCCCAAAGataattattcaaataataattattcaaataataattattcaaataataattattcaaataataattattcaaatgataataattcaaataataattattcaaatgataataattcaaatgataattattcaaatgataataattcaaatgataattattcaaatgataataattcaaatgataattattcaaatgataattattcaaatgataattatacaaATGACAATTATCCAAATAACAATTATCCAAATAACAATTATCCAAATAACAATTATCCAAATAACAATTATCCAAATAACAATTATCCAAATAACAATTATCCAAATAACAATTATCCAAATAACAATTATCCAAATAACAATTATCCAAATAacaattattcatattataattatccaAAAAACaattatccatattataattatccatataatagatttccatatattttttatccatataattattgtatatataataattttaacaacaataatactCATTGTTCATTCGATAATGACAAGACATATATCCCTACCAATTGCATGGATAACTATGTAGATAATTTACAAAGGAATCATTCTTATGTTAACATGAATCGTACATgcaattttaaaaatttgcCTAATATGAACAATGTGTATATACCTACCAATCTAGCATCTAATTATAGGGTACATACTGCAGGTATTATTAACactgataataatatgaataatcatGTAAATAATCATAGCAGTAATCAAATTaatatggaaatatataataatatggaaacAAAGAATGATATGGAAACAAAGAGTGATATGGAAACAAACAATGATATGGAAGTAAACAATGATATGGAAGTAAACAATGATATGGAAATAAAGAATGATATGGAAACAAAGAATGATGTGGAAACAAAGAATGATATGGAAATAAAGAATGAtgtggaaaaaaataatatggaaaaacAGATTATAGAAATAAAGGATAATGTGGAAAAAAAGGAtttggaaaaaaataatatggaaaaaaagaTTATAGAAATAAAGGATAATGtggaaaaaaagaatatagaaataaaggATAATGTGGAAAAAAAGGatatggaaaaaaagaatatagaaataaagaataatatggaaaaaaagaatatagaaataaagaataatatggaaaaaaatgatatggaaaaaaagaatatagaaataaagaataatatgggaaaaaagaataaagaaataaagaataatatggaaaaaaagaatatagaaataaagaataatatggaaaaaaagaatatagaaataaagaataatatggaaaaaaataatatggaaaaaaatgatatggaaaaaaagaatatagaaataaagaataatatggaaaaaaataatatggaaaaaaatgatatggaaaaaaagaatatagaaataaagaataatatggaaaaaaagaatatagaaataaagaataatatggaaaaaaagaatatagaaataaagaataatatggaaaaaaagaatatggaaaaaaataatatggaaaaaaagaTTATAGAAATAAAGGATAATGTGGAAAAAAAGGATATGGAAAAAAAGATTAtagaaataaagaataatatagaaaaaaatgatatggaaaaaaagaatatagaaataaagaataatatggaaaaaaagaatagtATAAACAATATGGATGATAGCAGAGAAAAAGTGCCTTTGAAAAATAAAGTCATTAAAATGGTTAGTCCATTGGATGGTAactcaaaaaatataaatactcTTGGTAATgacaaagaaaataaaattaatcaaGATGTTGAcgcaaaaaatattaatattatgaatgatACCTCTAAAGatgtaaataatacaaatggaAACTCAAAAGatgtatataattcaaaTTGTTACTCAAAAAAGAGatgttatttaaattatttcttaGAACATGGACATAATTTAGATTATTACTTAAAAAAGAGACCCTATTTAAATTATCCCTTAggaaaaagatataattcAGATAATTCCTCAAAAAAGGAATGTAAATCTGATAATAACtcagaaaatataattaatataaaagataacaataaaaacaagaataataaagatgataaattagaaaaaaagaataattcaAATGATACTACAGAAGATGTATCTAAGAAAAATGatgacaaataa
- a CDS encoding exonuclease, putative, protein MIKRLLNIHNFCSLNRFTCWRKHMRLHNMIYRNNYEYSNKNCFIEEYSRKYIHTHNNIYIKKKIYDIIPYLCICKDVKNITSNIIFYILENLSTKNVVNINEYKDNIKKIYFNIMKCYHKIFENNNEYGEYIFTLFNDDIILSVSPSLKKKQKNIIQDILLNSLNFFFENNKTYKNKLNINLMCNIINYPKFLYVLHSINYDMNIIKENLSVQNVDYLLSQYINTTKYITTAIEFSSFFKTPNMNILTPFKKHGTFNYSLLLEHIVNKQLKNALLLLLKDIECSQLKQEILLYLVSSDDITGLCLNEWAYLAAKEYLLMNKRTNDNSKNINVNILKRSIDNIKDYNDANVPNLEYFVLPEDVKNVKYINCINDFNNMVITIKEELNNHWKYNIYNINNMDNYTNDNYNNNILTYEYINKILRKEKKRYYIGIDIEWDRYKKKNVSVLSISTNKKIYIIDLYFIDYNYKLIIFKFFKWLLENPFIYKLFFNFPTDIKIMSSYFQNISHINIYNNVIDLNDNIYMYSKRNEQKTSYNNNNILYFETLNRDMIQSNDIHLFKQLVHSTPYHFNKNIINKMNSNNNYNNININILNKQMLKLYFKSLNDLCIKILNKKLNKKFQLANWNIRPLTHEQIIYASIDSYVLIKIEEMLIEKGYMSTCDSNNNQMMNLFVQKYKLRDSTWE, encoded by the exons ATGATAAAAAGATTACTGAACattcataatttttgttctttAAATAGATTTACATGTTGGAGGAAACATATGAGATTacataatatgatatatagaaataattatgaatatagtaataaaaatTGTTTTATAGAAGAATATAGTAGAAAGTATATTCatacacataataatatatatataaaaaaaaaaatatatgatataataccatatttatgtatatgtaaagatgtaaaaaatataacatcgaatataatattttatattttagaaAATTTAAGTACAAAAAATGttgttaatattaatgaatataaagataatataaaaaaaatatattttaatataatgaaatgcTATCATAAAATctttgaaaataataatgaatatggagaatatatatttactctctttaatgatgatataattttatcaGTTAGTCcttcattaaaaaaaaaacaaaaaaatattatacaggATATATTGTTAAATAGtttaaatttcttttttgaaaataataaaacatataaaaataaattaaatataaatttgatgtgtaatataattaattatccaaaatttttatatgtattacattcaattaattatgatatgaatataataaaagaaaatttaagTGTGCAAAATGTGGATTATTTATTATctcaatatattaatacaacaaaatatattactacAGCAATTGAAttctcttcattttttaaaacgcCTAACATGAATATTTTAACACCTTTTAAGAAACATGGTACATTtaattattctttattattagaaCATATAGTAAATAAGCAGTTAAAAAATGCACTCCTCTTGTTATTGAAGGATATTGAGTGTAGTCAATTAAAGCAGGAAATACTATTATATCTGGTATCTTCAGATGATATTACag gCCTGTGCTTAAACGAATGGGCTTATTTAGCAGCAAAGGAATATTTACTTATGAACAAACGTACAAACGataatagtaaaaatataaatgttaacattttaaaaagatcaattgataatattaaagatTATAATGATGCTAATGTTCCAAATTTggaatattttgttttaccTGAAGACGTTAAAAATGTCAAGTATATAAATTGTATTaatgattttaataatatggtTATAACCATAAAAGAAGAACTAAACAATCAttggaaatataatatatacaatataaataatatggataattatacaaatgataattataataataatatattaacatatgaatatattaataaaatacttaggaaagaaaaaaaaagatattacaTTGGTATAGATATCGAATGGgatagatataaaaaaaaaaacgttaGTGTTCTATCTATttcaacaaataaaaaaatttatataatagatttatattttattgattataattataaattaatcatatttaaattttttaaatggtTATTAGAAAatccatttatatataaattgttttttaattttcctACTGATATTAAAATCATGTCTTCATATTTTCAAAACAtatcacatataaatatatataacaatgttatagatttaaatgataatatatatatgtattcaaaaagaaatgaacaaaaaacgtcttataacaataataatattttatattttgaaacaTTGAATAGAGATATGATTCAATCGAATGATATACATTTATTCAAACAGTTAGTACATTCAACACCttatcattttaataaaaatataataaataaaatgaacagcaataataattataataatattaatattaatatattaaacaaacaaatgttaaaattatattttaaaagtttAAATGACTTGTGTATAaagatattaaataaaaaattaaataaaaaatttcaatTAGCTAACTGGAATATAAGACCACTTACCcatgaacaaataatatatgcatCTATTGATTCTTACGTTTTAATAAAGATAGAAGAAATGTTGATAGAAAAAGGTTATATGTCCACATGTGACTCCAACAACAATCAAATGATgaatttatttgttcaaaaatataagttGAGAGATAGTACATgggaataa